In the Streptomyces sp. f51 genome, one interval contains:
- a CDS encoding ABC transporter ATP-binding protein, protein MTATNPPESAEPGGTGLDARLVVRRGSFLLDIELSAAPGEVVALLGPNGAGKTTALRALAGLTPLSEGGRLRLDGAPLDRTPPESRPVGVVFQDYLLFPHLSALDNVAFGPRCQGASKAEARAQAAAWLERMGLAEFAGTRPRRLSGGQAQRVAVARALATRPRLLLLDEPLAALDARTRLDVRAQLRHHLADFEAVAVLVTHDPLDAMVLADRLVVVEDGRVVQEGGPSDIARRPRTDYIAQLVGLNLYRGEAGGHTVRLEAGPGITTTERLDGPVFVAFPPSAVTLHRDRPTGSSARNLWQCRVAGLETHGDQIRVDLTGELPLAADLTTVAAAELGLHPGSPVWATVKAAQTHAYPA, encoded by the coding sequence ATGACCGCGACGAACCCGCCGGAGAGCGCCGAGCCGGGCGGCACGGGCCTCGACGCCCGGCTCGTCGTCCGGCGCGGCTCGTTCCTGCTCGACATCGAACTGAGCGCCGCCCCCGGCGAGGTCGTGGCCCTGCTCGGCCCGAACGGCGCTGGCAAGACGACGGCGCTGCGCGCGCTGGCCGGGCTCACCCCGCTGTCCGAGGGCGGCCGACTGCGGCTGGACGGCGCCCCGTTGGACCGCACGCCGCCCGAGTCCCGGCCCGTCGGCGTCGTCTTCCAGGACTATCTGCTCTTCCCGCATCTGTCCGCGCTCGACAACGTGGCCTTCGGGCCGCGCTGTCAGGGTGCGTCCAAGGCGGAGGCCCGGGCGCAGGCGGCCGCGTGGCTGGAGCGCATGGGCCTCGCCGAGTTCGCCGGGACCAGGCCGCGCCGGCTCTCCGGCGGGCAGGCGCAGCGGGTCGCCGTCGCCCGCGCCCTCGCCACCCGTCCCCGGCTGCTGCTGCTGGACGAACCGCTCGCCGCGCTCGACGCCCGTACCCGCCTGGACGTGCGGGCCCAACTGCGGCATCATCTGGCCGACTTCGAGGCCGTCGCGGTCCTCGTGACGCACGATCCGCTGGACGCGATGGTGCTCGCCGACCGGCTCGTGGTGGTCGAGGACGGCCGGGTCGTCCAGGAGGGCGGCCCCTCGGACATCGCCCGCAGGCCGCGCACCGACTACATCGCCCAGCTCGTCGGGCTCAACCTCTACCGCGGCGAGGCCGGGGGACACACCGTACGGCTGGAGGCGGGTCCGGGGATCACCACGACCGAGCGGCTCGACGGGCCCGTGTTCGTGGCGTTCCCGCCGAGCGCCGTGACGCTGCACCGCGACCGGCCCACCGGCTCCAGCGCCCGCAACCTGTGGCAGTGCCGCGTCGCGGGTCTGGAGACGCACGGCGACCAGATCCGCGTGGACCTCACCGGCGAACTCCCGCTC
- the modB gene encoding molybdate ABC transporter permease subunit — protein MTSLDKSGAPADTLVGGPRPGRGRTRAGGRVRGRTPLPLLLPALVGLAFLLLPLVALLVRAPWHSLPEQLAKPEVWQALQLSLLSATSATAVSLVLGVPLAWLLARTEFPGRGLVRALVTLPLVLPPVVGGVALLLALGRNGVVGRLLDAWFGITLPFTTAGVVVAEAFVAMPFLVISVEGTLRAADPRYEEAAMTLGASRFTAFRRVTLPLIAPGIAAGSVLAWARALGEFGATITFAGNFPGRTQTMPLAVYLALQSDPDAAIALSLVLLLVSVAVLAGLRDRWMTAAS, from the coding sequence GTGACCTCGCTCGACAAGTCCGGTGCCCCGGCCGACACCCTCGTGGGTGGGCCGCGGCCCGGGCGCGGCCGGACGCGGGCAGGGGGCCGGGTGCGGGGCCGCACACCCCTTCCCCTGCTGCTCCCGGCCCTCGTCGGGCTCGCGTTCCTGCTGCTCCCGCTGGTCGCGCTGCTCGTACGGGCGCCCTGGCACAGCCTGCCGGAACAGCTGGCCAAGCCCGAGGTCTGGCAGGCGCTCCAGCTGTCCCTGCTCTCGGCGACCTCGGCCACCGCCGTGAGCCTGGTGCTCGGGGTGCCGCTCGCCTGGCTGCTGGCGCGTACGGAGTTCCCGGGGCGCGGACTCGTACGGGCCCTGGTCACCCTGCCCCTCGTCCTGCCCCCGGTGGTCGGCGGTGTCGCGCTGCTGCTGGCCCTCGGCCGCAACGGTGTCGTGGGCAGGCTGCTCGACGCGTGGTTCGGGATCACGCTTCCCTTCACCACGGCCGGAGTGGTCGTGGCCGAGGCCTTCGTCGCGATGCCCTTCCTGGTGATCAGCGTGGAAGGCACCCTGCGGGCGGCCGACCCGCGCTACGAGGAGGCCGCCATGACCCTCGGCGCCTCCCGTTTCACCGCGTTCCGCCGGGTCACCCTGCCGCTCATCGCCCCCGGCATCGCCGCCGGTTCCGTGCTGGCCTGGGCCCGCGCCCTCGGCGAGTTCGGCGCGACGATCACCTTCGCGGGCAACTTCCCCGGCCGCACCCAGACCATGCCGCTGGCCGTCTACCTGGCCCTCCAGAGCGACCCCGACGCCGCGATCGCCCTGAGTCTCGTCCTGCTGCTGGTCTCGGTCGCGGTCCTCGCCGGACTGCGGGACCGCTGGATGACGGCGGCCTCATGA